The segment TCGTCAATTTTTGCCTTCTGGGAGGATGCAACCGTTTCGAGTTACACCGTGGCATTGTGTTGTCTCTATCTCAGCGTTTGAGTATCGGAATAGCGATATTGGTGCGTACAATGAAGTATCAATTGCAGTACCAGTGATATTAGATGAATCGTCTCCCTTATTTATTGGCACTCTAAATCAAGTACCAAAAGTCCCACAAGTCTATATTCACCATCTACCAGTAACAACAGAAATCGCACGGGATTTAGGTGTAGAATTCGCAGGTTATCCCAAGTTTCTAGCAGAGATTGATTTTGAAAGAGATGGGAAGTGGGTTAGGTGTCATCTAAAACAAGCAAATCAGTCTATTCTTACCCTGACTGCTCAAGAGGGAAACCTTCAAAACGTTCCTCGCTCACGGATGCAACCTATTACCGTCAGGTCTGGGTATCTGCTGCGTTGTGACTTGATAGTCAGTGAACGGCAGCAAATGGGTCATCAAGGAGCTTTTGGAGTCAGCCTTGAACTAGGAAAGCATTCTATTGCCGAGGAATTAAAACAGTGGAACTTGGGTAAGATTATAGGCTATCAGTATGCACCTCAACATCAAGCTATTTTAACACCAGTAATTGAAAGTTTTTCAGTAATAAAAGACTAGTTAGTGTTAGCCAATACAAACTTTATATTTGTTTTACATCAGTAAGCTTGTCACTACAGGAGGCAACCGGCAACCTTTTGTTATCCACCCTCGGCTACCCACCGAGGGTTTTTTGTTGGAACTGATGGAATACTGGACTAGCAACTAGCGATCGCCTTGCCGGAGGCATCGCTTTTTTCCTCTAAGAAAATTCCCAACATAAGTAATTCTCAACATCAGAGATTTTGCAGTGGGAGCAGATTGATTCGTAAACATCTAAAATAAGCGATGTTCTGACTTGAAACACGGATCATGAGCTTTGCGAATAAAACGATTGTTCTCACAGGTGCATCGGCTGGAATTGGCAGAACGCTGGCAATTTCGTTAGCCCAACAGGATGCAAATTTAGTCTTGGCTGCGCGCAATCAAGAAGCATTAGAACAGACAATTACTGGGTGCAAAAACTATCCAGCCAAAGTGATTGCAGTATCTACAGATGTAACTCAAGCAGAAGCTTGCCAGCAGTTGATAGAGAGAGCGATCGCAACGTTTGGGCAGATTGATATTTTAATCAATAATGCTGGAATTGGAATGCTGACGTGCTTTGATGAAGTGAGGGATCTGTCCATTTTTGAGCGGGTAATGCAGGTTAACTATCTGGGTGCGGTTTACTGTACCCATTATGCCCTACCTTACCTGAAAGCAAGCCGAGGACAATTAGTGGCTATTTCTTCAATTTGTGGCAAAACAGGTGTACCCACTCGTACAGGTTACGTTGCCAGTAAACACGCTATGCAAGGCTTCTTTGATACATTGCGAATTGAATTGCACTCAACAGGAGTAGATGTATTGGTTGTCTCACCGGGGTTTGTGGCAACTGATATCCGACAAAGAGCGTTGGGAGCGGATGGAAAACCATTAGGCAAAAGTCCGCGTGATGAAACTCAAGGCAATATGTCAGTAGACGAGTGTGTGCGTCAAATTATCTGGGCAATGGAGCGGCGTAAACGAGAACACATTATGACGTTGAAAGGAAAAGCAATCCCTTGGGCAAAGCTGATTGTACCAGGATTTGTTGATCGTATTGTTGCTACTAGCATTCGTAAGACAACTTCCACCTGATAGTAATATTTCGGAGTACCAGATTTATCAGTATCAAACCAAGCTCAACTGCCTCCCGTACTCCTGCTCCAAACATTCCGCCTTGAGCCTAAAGAAACACACACACCACCTATCGCCCACCACCCGTTCAATCCCATGCGGCTGCTTGTTGTCAAAAGCAATGCAATCGCCTTCCTCCAACCAATATGATTCCATCCGCCGAGTATCCTGGCATCCAGAGATTGAGAACTTCGCCCGACCCATCACATTAATTTGCGCTGCCCCTGAAGCATAAGCTGGTGAATCCCGATGTACTTTGATTTGCGTCCCGGCTGGGTAAAACAAAACGAGTGCTTGGTGAAAATCCGGCAGTAGCTTCTCGCCCAAAGCCTCAATCACATCTGCACCAGCATAACGCCCCGGCTCAATCAATTTTACTTCAGCTTTCTTACCGGACTTGGCACTAGCCAAACTAACGAACCGTCGCAGATGCAACTCTAGACGACCATCAGCGTATTGAGAGACTGAGGGAAACATCTGTTTTTTGATAGATTTGCACCAATCCTGAATCTGTGCCAACTCAGCACCCTCCAGTTTGCTTAAGCGAGTAATCAGTTCAGGAGATTCGGGTTGTGCGGCAACAGGCTGTGGTACATCTGGAACTTGAGGAGTTGCAATAGCCAACGACGGAAACAACCGACCACGGTAAAACTCATGCTGCAACCCCGACAGAACCCCCAGCACCCCCAACTCTGACCAATCGCCCAAATCTTCGCCATGCAGAGAAACCCGATAGTACCCGCAAGCTAGGCGATCGCACTGTACAGGATAACCGGACGAGTGGCACTGTTCGATGAGACTCAAAACTCGTTGTGGATAAGTGGCAGAGAAAACTGGTTTGTGGGCAAAAAGAGGAATTGGGGCAGGGTGTGGGGAGAATAGGGGAGAAGTTTTCTCCTTGTCTCTTGTCTCCCTTGTCCCCCTTGCTCCCTGCCTCTTGCGGTCAACAGTGCCGATTTCTCCGCCCCAAAGCTCAGGTAAGTATTTTTGTACTACTTCTTCTCCAACCTGATACCGATGGCAGAAATCTCCAGTTTTCTCGAAGCAGCACAGCGTTATATCCACAGGGTTGTCCTTCTGCTTGGCTACCCAAAGCTGTATCAGAGTAAGCCGAGAGTCCAGAATCTCGCGGAACTGTCGTTTGTATTCCTGTTGTGCGGTGGTATCTTTTGCGGAGGACTTCCACCAATTGAGGAGTTCGGGAGTAGGGGAGAATAGGGGAAGATGTTTGCCAGTCCAACTTTTGGGAGGATAAAGCGAAATGGAAATGGTTTCACCTTTGATTTCCCCTGCGTAATATGAGGTGTAAATTGTCATACTCAAACCCCCGTTAAATCGTAGTCAGTAACCCAGGCAAGACGACTTTGCACAGTGGGTTGCTGGAAGGATTGGGGGAGGATGCACAGGGGTTGCTCATCGAATTTTGGCAGAAATGGAGAACGCAACTCGATACTGTAGAACCACGAATCGTTGATCAGCTGTAGTCCCAAAACAGTGCGAACCTTGACGGCATCAGCAGCAAGGCGGAATTTGACCAACTCGCCCACCATAAAAGTGGGTTTGGGAAGACGTACAGCCTGAAGTTGACCAGAAGCAACAATTTCGACTCCTGAGACCAATATAATTTGGCTGTCCAAAGCAATAGAATAGCACCAGCCGTCGGATGACCATTCGACCCCGCAGCAGTAACCGAAAGCTTTGGTTTTGGGCAGATAAACCCTTTCCAGCAGGCTGATGACCAACGGCAGGATATTTTTACCCCAGGGTGGTGAGATGTACCAGCAGGATTCTAGGGTGTTAATTTGATAACTCACGAAACGACCTCCTGATGAAGCATGAGACTGCACAAATAATGAATGCGTTTCCAAGGAACAGCTGCTTGTCGTGGGGAACAACTCAACCCGAAAGCACGACGAGCATCAAAGTTACCAGGAATTTTTTTAGCTACCCCAATGGAAACCCCATGAGCCACCGCAAGAACTCCGGGTTGATAGCTTCGGATTTCGTGAGAGAGCCGTACTTCCGCAATGTGATTTCCAATTTGGTCTGCCCAGGAGGTCGGCTGTTGACCGTGGAATAAGCCATTGGGGTAGGTAATAATAAAGACCCGTTCCCTTTCAAGCGGCAAGCCAAGGCAGTATGCGGGTATAGTTTCCCATTCGCATATATACCCGATTTGGGAAAGGTCTTTGAGGATAGTTGCCATTCCTAAGCGCGAGTAGCCCTGTGGGATTTTCGATGAGAGCGATCGCTGGTCTGTTGGAGTCGATAATCCTGAACTGTTCAGCCCAGAGTGCGGATCTGGGGTCATCAAGTCCTTGGCGGTTGCCGGAGTTACTTGTGCCACTGCAAGGGAATCCCCCGCACACGATATCGAACTGTCCCCGGTGGCAGAAGTAGGTGGTAATGTCCGGGTGGATTGGGATTTGGGGCTGTTCATCGCGCAGTTGTGATTGTGCGTAGGGAGAAATTTCGACAAATTGCCTGACTTGGAACTTGTGGGACAAACCCGCCGTAGAGATACCGTGATGGCAAAGTCCGCCAATGCCGGAGAAAAGCGAAAGGACAGATATCATCAAAAACCTCGACCGGAAGATAAATTTTTGAACTTAGTAAAGTGATGGTCAAACAAAAGTTTTGCTGTACCAGTAGGGCCATTGCGTTGCTTGCGGACGATTAACTCAGAAATGCCACGGTCAGGAGTATCAGGATTATGAACTTCATCACGGTAAAGCATGATGACAACATCGCTGTCCTGTTCAACATTGCCTGAGTCTCGTAAATCACTCAGTAGTGGGCGTTTATCGTTGCGGCTTTCAACTTCACGGTTTAATTGGGAAAGTGCCAGGACAGGGACATCCAAATCTTTAGCAAGTTTCTTTAACCCCCGGCTAATTTCGCCTACCCGTTGCGCCATATTCAAGCGAGAATTAGTAGCTTCAGCCATCAATTGCAGGTAATCGATAACCACAAGTCCAACACCACCAAACCCAGAAGCAACGCGACGGACTTGGGAGCGAATTTCTGTGAGTGAGGGGCAAGAATCATCGTTGATGAAAATGGGCAAATCACTCAGTTGAGCGATCGCTTGACTTAAGGGTTGCCACTGATTGTGAGAGACTCGTCCAGTTTCCAAAAAGTTGTTTTCGATACCAGATTCACTGCTTAAGAAACGTTGTACATATTCGGCAGTAGACATTTCCAGGCTGAAAATAGCAACGGGCAAGCGGCTAAGTTGAGCAACATTAAGAGCGAGATTACCAGCCAGAGCAGATTTACCAACAGAGGGGCGAGCAGCCATAACATACAATCGCCCTTTGCGAAAACCACCACCCAGCAGAGCGTCCAAATCGTAAAAACCAGTGGAGAGGGCAGGGGAAGTTGTACCAGCATGACGAGCCTCAATCTCGCTAAAGGCATCATGTAGGGAATTGGAGATATGAACCAAATCAGTAGCAGAATGCTCCGATGCGATGCCGTAAACTTGTTGTTCGGCTTGGTCAAGAACAACGGGTAACTCAGTTTGGGTTTCGTACCCAAGTTTGACAATCTCGTTCCCAGCTTTGATTAACTGCCGCCGTTGGTATTTTTCCATGACCAAAGCGGCTAAAGCGTCGATGTTAATGGCGGAAACTGTACGGTCTACAAGCGTGGCCAATTTATTGCGTCCACCAATGCGAAACAGCAAACCATTGTCAGACAGCCAGTTGGTCACAGAAAGTAAATCGGTGGGTCTACCTTGCCCGTAGAGTCGCTGTGCAGCTTGGTAAATATCTTTGTGAGCAGTGATGTAAAAAGCATCGGCAATTAAGCGATCTCCTACTCTACTCATAGCCTCTGGGTCAAGCATGATACCACCAAGTATTGCTTCTTCCGCTTCAATGTTTTGCGGGGGCAGTCTGTCAGTGCTGGATGTGAAATCTAAATCTTGCGTCATAAAAAACAAACCTCTTTTAACAATTCGCAATTCGCAATGGACTTCAGGCTGCGGATTGATGCAGATGTGCATAAATTTGGGGATAATTCGTCTCTAACCACTCCAGCCATTTGTCCGTTGCACCCTTGTCTTGCTGGTCGTAGCGAGTAGTGAACTGTGCGAGCGCGTGGTCTTTGCCTATTCGATCTACAAGGTCGAGTAGTTCGCAGAAAGTGGCCTTGTGCCAGTCAAGGGAACGGTTTGAGTAATAGCCAATGGGTTGGTTATCCGGTTGTGATTCTTGAGTGAGCGATAAATCCGACTCCAGCACTTTTGACCAATAGCCCATTAATTCTTCCAAACCCGCTTTAGAGCCTTCAAGATTGCCGATGGATTTGATGACTGTGGGAATTTTCTCTGTCCACTCGCACCCACTCCACTTAGCTCTTTCCTTGGCGATTAACTCTACCAGTCGGCGGGAGCAAGTTTGGTAAATTTTGTCCCTGGTGGGTGTTCTCCAAGGGAAACGCCAGCCCCGCAATTTGATTTCGCTTTTGTAAACCGCAGGTAACGGATCAGATGCCATGATGCCAGGGTCTACCAAAACTTGATTGATTAAATCTCCAATCGACTGAAATTTTGACCTTGTAGCTGTTTTATTCGATTGTTCGGCTTTATCGAACGATCCCGCCGCAATAGTGGGTCTACATGAGGGTTTATCGGGTTGAAGCGAAGAATCTGGTTTTGTGGACAACGGAGTCAGAGATTCGGGAATGGGTTCTTTTTCTTGGTTTGGTTGTTCAGTTTTTTCACACACACACACATGGGTGGGGGATGCGCCGGGTTTGGGGGGCGCGTTCTTAAGTGGATAGACTTCAATTGGATAATCTTCAATTGGATAATCTTTGGGTGTCCCCCCAGCACTACCGGGGTGTTCCCCCAACACTACCGGGGGTGTTCCCCCAACACCCCTGGGGTGTTCCCCCAGCACACTCTGGGGTGTTCCCCCAACACTACCGGGTGTTCCCTCCGCACTACTGATTTTTTCGGCATCATTCGATGATTGTTTAGTACCTCTAATTAAAGAAGATGGTCTTGTGGGGTAGGGAAACCAATCTCCCAGATCCGTCAGGCTGTAATGATTTGAGGTTTGGAATCCGTCTTTTTCTCTACTGGTTTTGGTGACTAAATTCCAGGCTAGGAGTTCATTAACTGCGGCGATCGCTTTTCGACGTAAGGAATCAATTGGGGAGTTGGGGAAAGAACCGCGAAAGCAAGCCTCTCCAATAGACTTATAGGAAGGAAAAGCATTGTTGTCACAACCAGCACGACGGCACAAATGACAGTAAACACGATATGCCTCCATTGTTAGAGGTAAATCATCTAATTTACTATCCATGTAAATGTGGCGTTTTCTTCTGTTATCGCTCAAGATATCGTTAGTCATAATTCCTCTGTTTGGTTTGTGAGAAGGAAATGTTTTGGATGAATTATTTTGTTAAATAGCAGCAAGTTTTGGCTTTTTTTATGAGTAATAAAACACCCCAAACTGAATATGATTCTCCGTGGAAGCAGATGTTGCAGTTGTATTTTGAAGACTTCATGCAATTCTTCTTTCCTCAAGCTCATGCTGAAATTGATTGGAGTAGAGGTTTCGAGTTTCTAGATCAGGAACTCCAGCAGGTAGTCCGGGATGCCGAATTAGGAAAGCGATTGATTGACAAATTGGTGAAAATCTATCGCATTGGGGGCGAAGAATCGTGGCTATTGATCCATATCGAAGTCCAAAGTCAAGAAGAAACAGATTTCCCTAAACGAATGTTTGTTTACAACTATCGAATTTTTGACCGTTATGATCGCTCGGTTGCATCCTTAGCGATACTGGGGGATGACAACCCCAAATGGCGACCAAATCAGTTTGGTTACGAGTTGTTTGGCTGTACAGTTGATTTT is part of the Nostoc sp. UHCC 0870 genome and harbors:
- a CDS encoding DUF1392 family protein, encoding MSYQINTLESCWYISPPWGKNILPLVISLLERVYLPKTKAFGYCCGVEWSSDGWCYSIALDSQIILVSGVEIVASGQLQAVRLPKPTFMVGELVKFRLAADAVKVRTVLGLQLINDSWFYSIELRSPFLPKFDEQPLCILPQSFQQPTVQSRLAWVTDYDLTGV
- the dnaB gene encoding replicative DNA helicase codes for the protein MTQDLDFTSSTDRLPPQNIEAEEAILGGIMLDPEAMSRVGDRLIADAFYITAHKDIYQAAQRLYGQGRPTDLLSVTNWLSDNGLLFRIGGRNKLATLVDRTVSAINIDALAALVMEKYQRRQLIKAGNEIVKLGYETQTELPVVLDQAEQQVYGIASEHSATDLVHISNSLHDAFSEIEARHAGTTSPALSTGFYDLDALLGGGFRKGRLYVMAARPSVGKSALAGNLALNVAQLSRLPVAIFSLEMSTAEYVQRFLSSESGIENNFLETGRVSHNQWQPLSQAIAQLSDLPIFINDDSCPSLTEIRSQVRRVASGFGGVGLVVIDYLQLMAEATNSRLNMAQRVGEISRGLKKLAKDLDVPVLALSQLNREVESRNDKRPLLSDLRDSGNVEQDSDVVIMLYRDEVHNPDTPDRGISELIVRKQRNGPTGTAKLLFDHHFTKFKNLSSGRGF
- a CDS encoding acetoacetate decarboxylase family protein, whose amino-acid sequence is MQNTDFFQQIKQVDIPWRSTKISLPVFYYDVSTLCVQFLASIKKVRQFLPSGRMQPFRVTPWHCVVSISAFEYRNSDIGAYNEVSIAVPVILDESSPLFIGTLNQVPKVPQVYIHHLPVTTEIARDLGVEFAGYPKFLAEIDFERDGKWVRCHLKQANQSILTLTAQEGNLQNVPRSRMQPITVRSGYLLRCDLIVSERQQMGHQGAFGVSLELGKHSIAEELKQWNLGKIIGYQYAPQHQAILTPVIESFSVIKD
- a CDS encoding SDR family oxidoreductase, whose translation is MSFANKTIVLTGASAGIGRTLAISLAQQDANLVLAARNQEALEQTITGCKNYPAKVIAVSTDVTQAEACQQLIERAIATFGQIDILINNAGIGMLTCFDEVRDLSIFERVMQVNYLGAVYCTHYALPYLKASRGQLVAISSICGKTGVPTRTGYVASKHAMQGFFDTLRIELHSTGVDVLVVSPGFVATDIRQRALGADGKPLGKSPRDETQGNMSVDECVRQIIWAMERRKREHIMTLKGKAIPWAKLIVPGFVDRIVATSIRKTTST
- a CDS encoding DUF488 family protein, N3 subclade, whose protein sequence is MTIYTSYYAGEIKGETISISLYPPKSWTGKHLPLFSPTPELLNWWKSSAKDTTAQQEYKRQFREILDSRLTLIQLWVAKQKDNPVDITLCCFEKTGDFCHRYQVGEEVVQKYLPELWGGEIGTVDRKRQGARGTRETRDKEKTSPLFSPHPAPIPLFAHKPVFSATYPQRVLSLIEQCHSSGYPVQCDRLACGYYRVSLHGEDLGDWSELGVLGVLSGLQHEFYRGRLFPSLAIATPQVPDVPQPVAAQPESPELITRLSKLEGAELAQIQDWCKSIKKQMFPSVSQYADGRLELHLRRFVSLASAKSGKKAEVKLIEPGRYAGADVIEALGEKLLPDFHQALVLFYPAGTQIKVHRDSPAYASGAAQINVMGRAKFSISGCQDTRRMESYWLEEGDCIAFDNKQPHGIERVVGDRWCVCFFRLKAECLEQEYGRQLSLV
- a CDS encoding helix-turn-helix domain-containing protein, which encodes MTNDILSDNRRKRHIYMDSKLDDLPLTMEAYRVYCHLCRRAGCDNNAFPSYKSIGEACFRGSFPNSPIDSLRRKAIAAVNELLAWNLVTKTSREKDGFQTSNHYSLTDLGDWFPYPTRPSSLIRGTKQSSNDAEKISSAEGTPGSVGGTPQSVLGEHPRGVGGTPPVVLGEHPGSAGGTPKDYPIEDYPIEVYPLKNAPPKPGASPTHVCVCEKTEQPNQEKEPIPESLTPLSTKPDSSLQPDKPSCRPTIAAGSFDKAEQSNKTATRSKFQSIGDLINQVLVDPGIMASDPLPAVYKSEIKLRGWRFPWRTPTRDKIYQTCSRRLVELIAKERAKWSGCEWTEKIPTVIKSIGNLEGSKAGLEELMGYWSKVLESDLSLTQESQPDNQPIGYYSNRSLDWHKATFCELLDLVDRIGKDHALAQFTTRYDQQDKGATDKWLEWLETNYPQIYAHLHQSAA